The genomic stretch TTAATCCTAAATTAATGTTAACACCGTTGAATTGCTCAAGAACAACAGCTTTATCTGCTTTAATTGCAAGATTAGAATTCAAATCAACTAATCCATCTTCAACAACTTTTATTCGGCTCACTTCCTGCTGAAGCGTAAGTTTATCTGCTTTAGATTGAAGATCTGTGGTAAAAGTACCGAATTGCTCAAGAACAGTGGCTTTATCCGCTTTGATTGCAAGATTAGAATTAACATCAACTAATCCATCTTCAACAACTTTTATTCGGTTAACTTCCTGCTGAAGTGTAAGTTTATCCGCTTTAGATTGGAGATCGGTTGTGAAGGTGCCGAATTGCTCAAGAACTGTTGCTTTATCCGCTTTAATGGCAAGATTATCATTCAAATCAACTAATCCATCTTCAACAACTTTTATCCGGTTAACTTCTTGCTGAAGTGTAAGTTTATCAGCTTTAGATTGGAGATCGGTGGTGAAGGTGCCGAATTGCTCAAGAACTGTGGCTTTATCTACTTTAATTGCAAGATTGGAGTTCACATCAACTAATCCATCTTCAAGAATTTTTATTCGGTTTACTTCTTGCTGAAGAGTAAGTTTATCCGCTTTAGATTGAAGATCGGCGGTGAAAGTGCCGAATTGCTCAAGAACTGTTGCTTTATCCGCTTTAATGGCAAGATTATCATTCAAATCAACTAATCCATCTTCAACAACTTTTATCCGGTTAACTTCTTGCTGAAGCGTAAGTTTATCCGCTTTAATCGCAAGATTAGAATTCACATCAATCAATCCATCTTCAACAACTTTTATCCGGTTCACTTCCTGCTGAAGGGTAAGTTTATCAGCTTTAGATTCAAGATCGGTGGTGAAGGTGCCGAATTGCTCAAGAACTGTTGCTTTATCCGCTTTAATTGCAAGATTGGAATTCACATCAACTAATCCATCTTCGACAACTTTTATTCGGTTTACTTCCTGTTGAAGGGTAAGTTTGTCGGCTTTAGATTCAAGATCGGTTGTGAAAGTGCCGAATTGCTCAAGAACTGTGGCTTTATCCGCTTTAATGGCAAGATTAGAATTCACATCAACTAATCCATCTTCAACAACTTTTATTCGGTTAACTTCCTGCTGAAGGGTAAGTTTATCGGCTTTAGATTGAAGATCTGCTGTGAAGGTGCCGAATTGCTCAATAACTGTGGCTTTGTCTGCTTTAATGGCAAGATTAGAATTCACATCAACTAATCCATCTTCAACAACTTTTATTCTGTTCACTTCCTGCTGAAGCGTAAGTTTATCCGCTTTTAATCCTAAATTAATATTAACACTGTTGAATTGCTCAAGAACTGTAGCTTTATCCGCTTTAATTGCAAGGCTGGAATTTAGATTGGTTAATCCGTCCTGAACAATTTTTATTTTATTAAGTTCGCTTTGAAGACCTTCTACCATTCCGATTGTAATATTCGAAAGCCCGGTTGACAGATAATTACTTTTATCATTTTTTGCGCCACCTTTAAATAGATAAAGAGAATAATTCTCATCATTCACCGGAATAGCAATGAAGTCGTTATCTTCAAAATCGTAAGTGTCTGAATGGTTTGCAAAATCAGAAATTGTAGTTTCAACGGCTTCAATTAAAGTCGTTAAACCTAAAGCCTCTATCTTTTCAGCCAGGATATTTCCGTTGCTGTCTGTGTAATCTTGAAGAGATATGAATGTATCATGACTCTGGTTCTTCGTATAGACATTTCCAAATTCAGAAATATTGCCAAGCTCATCAAAATCATCAACAGTGGCGGTATTAGAAGGAAAATTCCCTACTTCAAGCATTGTTTTCCAGGACTGTACATTGTCACTATTCAGATTAGATGCGTCTCTCCTGGCTAAAAATGAAGTATGCGCATTGGCATCTGCCAAATGGAGCTCATATCTATTTTTGTCAACTTTATTTTGCAGCAAGCTATCTAATCCTGCAATTTTATTTGTAGGGACAGGCTCATCTTTATGCCAAAATGATGACCAAGATTCTTTAAACTGTTCCTGAGTCGGGAAATCACCAGTTTCAAAGTAGGTGTATATTGTATCTAATGGTATTGACATATCGTTTATTAATTTTTGGTTAGTATTATAAAAGTTGTGTTTCAGCAATAGCATACCCTCACAGGCTCATCGGTCGAGAATTAGCCATAATATAATATCGTCGAAATAATAGGGGCTTGCTGTTCCGGTATGGGTTGCTACAATTTCTTTTTTAATCTAATAAGAGGTAATGCAATATGAACAGCTTGTTGAATAATGACTGATTGTTTGTTATCTATACTTATTGTTCCTGAGCTCTTTTTACCGTTTGTTTATTTTTCACCTGCAGAATAATAACATTCGATTCTTGCATTTCTTACTTCCACTATCTGGCCTCCATTCCAAGAGGTTTGATTTTGTCCTGCATGTAAATAGCCTGTCGTTAAGAGTTTACCATTATCTTCATCATAGATATCACACTGTATTGACTGATCGGTTTTCCTAAGATCTGCATTGTAATAAAAAACTAAATAATCTCCAATATCATAATGATCGGTAACGGTGTCTTCATCTCTGTATCTATCACTCCATCCAGCGGCTTCAATTCTATATTGAATAGAGACTTCTGTCTTATTAACGAACTTAACGCTTGTGTTTACAACGTTTATTCTCCTTCCATAATCTCCTTTTGAAATTTGTATGGGTAAACCAATATTATCCAGCTTTCCAAATTCAAATCCTTCAGGAATTGTATTAAGATTATTCCCGAACAATCTATAGATGAAATAATTCTGATTTAATTGATATTCCAAGCCATAATATTCTGTTTCTTTTAGATTTCCTTCTGAGATTTTTTTTGTTTTAAATGTATAAGGAGCACTGCCTAATAAGAATTGCTTTACCCTGAGACTATTGGTTTCTTCTAGTGTGATCACCTGATCTTCTTCATCCTGTGAACTTATAACTATAGGAAATTTTAAATTTTCAATGTTATTTGTAAAATAGT from Chryseobacterium indoltheticum encodes the following:
- a CDS encoding coiled-coil domain-containing protein — translated: MSIPLDTIYTYFETGDFPTQEQFKESWSSFWHKDEPVPTNKIAGLDSLLQNKVDKNRYELHLADANAHTSFLARRDASNLNSDNVQSWKTMLEVGNFPSNTATVDDFDELGNISEFGNVYTKNQSHDTFISLQDYTDSNGNILAEKIEALGLTTLIEAVETTISDFANHSDTYDFEDNDFIAIPVNDENYSLYLFKGGAKNDKSNYLSTGLSNITIGMVEGLQSELNKIKIVQDGLTNLNSSLAIKADKATVLEQFNSVNINLGLKADKLTLQQEVNRIKVVEDGLVDVNSNLAIKADKATVIEQFGTFTADLQSKADKLTLQQEVNRIKVVEDGLVDVNSNLAIKADKATVLEQFGTFTTDLESKADKLTLQQEVNRIKVVEDGLVDVNSNLAIKADKATVLEQFGTFTTDLESKADKLTLQQEVNRIKVVEDGLIDVNSNLAIKADKLTLQQEVNRIKVVEDGLVDLNDNLAIKADKATVLEQFGTFTADLQSKADKLTLQQEVNRIKILEDGLVDVNSNLAIKVDKATVLEQFGTFTTDLQSKADKLTLQQEVNRIKVVEDGLVDLNDNLAIKADKATVLEQFGTFTTDLQSKADKLTLQQEVNRIKVVEDGLVDVNSNLAIKADKATVLEQFGTFTTDLQSKADKLTLQQEVSRIKVVEDGLVDLNSNLAIKADKAVVLEQFNGVNINLGLKADKATIDPELNKIKFLEDGLVDVNSNLAIKADKETVLEQFGTFATDLQSKADKLTLQQEVNRIKVVEDGLIDVNSNLAIKADKATVLEQFGTFTTDLQSKADKLTLQQEVNRIKVVEDGLVDVNSNLAIKADKAVILEQLNGVNINLGLKADKATIEPELNKIKFLEDGLVDVNANLSIKADKLTLQQEVNRIKVVEDGLIDVNSNLAVKADKATVLEQFGTFTTDLQSKADKLTLQQEVNRIKVVEDGLIDVNSNLAVKADKATVLEQFGTFTTDLQSKVDKLTLQQEVNKIKFLEDGLIDVNSNLAVKADKATVLEQFGTFTTDLQSKADKLTLQQEVNRIKVVEDGLVDVNSNLSVKADKATIQEQLGGVNADLQNKADKEALENHLWSADSHISYLTRRDASNLDSKNIYDWQKVLGIVDSTEPKRNYKIYRALLHVDEKSFEPRFTVLENTIGDINWSRNDVGFYTGFMEKAFPEGRVWINSKINKPYNKSTPVDCMAARSDDHMVNLNIFTPREDYVPVDMTGEFGTIEIYVYDPEK